A DNA window from Sphaeramia orbicularis chromosome 22, fSphaOr1.1, whole genome shotgun sequence contains the following coding sequences:
- the nipal3 gene encoding NIPA-like protein 3: protein MDKSTLYSGGSYTDNLIGTLLAIFGNVLVSISLNIQKFSHVTLAGTKDPRAFYRTKTWWFGFVLTCLGESANFTSYAFAPLSLVAPLNGVSVLTSSILGFIFLREKLKAKEFAKRYGLSLLGCILTIGGTYLFVAFGPNSHEKLNAENIVRHIVGWHVLLYMLLEIITFCLLLYFYKQRSANYLVIILLLVALLGSVTVITVKAVSGMLVLTIEGSMQLNYPIFSVLFVCMVASAVFQARFLSQACKLHDSSLIASVNYILSTIFALVAGAVFYEEFKNEDVLHICMFLLGSAICFMGGFLITKNRKRSKAFEPYVTMDMSKGVPTIHDKGSVVQPDYNGSFSYGALVNNDGVAPAALPANLQHQAVNSMSPDASHRSLDMKED, encoded by the exons ATGGATAAAAGTACACTGTACAGCGGGGGCTCGTACACG GATAATCTCATCGGGACTTTGCTTGCTATTTTTGGAAACGTTCTCGTCAGCATATCCTTGAATATTCAG AAATTCAGCCATGTGACACTAGCAGGAACAAAGGACCCCCGTGCCTTCTACCGCACAAAAACCTGGTGGTTCGGATTCGTGCTGACCTGTCTTGGGGAATCAGCCAACTTCACCTCCTACGCTTTCGCCCCACTCTCTCTTGTGGCACCTCTTAATGGAGTGTCTGTCCTGA CAAGCTCAATCTTGGGTTTTATTTTTCTTCGTGAAAAATTGAAGGCAAAGGAATTTGCAA aaCGTTATGGGCTATCCCTCCTGGGCTGTATCCTAACCATCGGCGGAACATACCTCTTTGTGGCGTTTGGACCAAACTCTCATGAAAAACTTAACGCAGAGAACATTGTGAGACACATTGTGGGATGgcatgttctcttgtatatg CTGCTGGAGATCATCACGTTCTGCCTGCTTTTATACTTCTACAAACAGCGAAGTGCTAACTACCTCGTTATTATTCTGCTGCTGGTTGCTCTGCTGG GCTCTGTCACAGTCATTACAGTGAAGGCAGTATCAGGCATGTTGGTTCTCACCATTGAGGGCTCCATGCAGCTTAACTACCCCATCTTCAGTGTCCTGTTTGTGTGCATGGTTGCATCAGCTGTCTTCCAAGCCAG atttctgtCCCAGGCCTGTAAGCTCCATGACTCGTCTCTGATTGCCAGTGTCAACTACATCCTGTCTACCATATTTGCTCTGGTAGCAG GAGCAGTGTTTTATGAAGAGTTCAAGAATGAAGACGTTCtccacatttgtatgtttttgttggg ATCTGCAATCTGCTTCATGGGAGGATTCCTCATCACCAAAAACAGGAAAAGGTCCAAGGCCTTTGAGCCGTATGTCACTATGGATATGAGTAAAG GTGTCCCAACCATTCATGACAAGGGCTCGGTGGTTCAGCCCGACTACAACGGTTCCTTCTCCTATGGTGCTCTGGTCAACAACGACGGAGTGGCTCCTGCTGCTCTTCCTGCGAACCTCCAACACCAGGCGGTCAACTCCATGTCACCAGATGCTTCTCACAGGTCGCTAGACATGAAGGAAGATTAA